From a single Arachis hypogaea cultivar Tifrunner chromosome 3, arahy.Tifrunner.gnm2.J5K5, whole genome shotgun sequence genomic region:
- the LOC112791509 gene encoding triose phosphate/phosphate translocator, chloroplastic isoform X1 → MESRVLSRAATSLPHLRRLPRRESAANASFVPAVKATGSVADGGNLIWGRQLRPELLSPVLKKEGPAVLLRPCLAAASSPAEGSDSAGEAKVGFFDKYPALVTGFFFFMWYFLNVIFNILNKKIYNYFPYPYFVSVIHLFVGVVYCLVSWTVGLPKRAPMDSNLLKLLIPVAVCHALGHVTSNVSFAAVAVSFTHTIKALEPFFNAAASQFILGQSIPITLWLSLAPVVIGVSMASLTELSFNWTGFISAMISNISFTYRSIYSKKAMTDMDSTNIYAYISIIALIVCIPPAVILEGPALMKHGFNDAIAKVGLVKFVSDLFWVGMFYHLYNQVATNTLERVAPLTHAVGNVLKRVFVIGFSIIVFGNKISTQTGIGTCIAIAGVALYSFIKARMEEEKRQAKAA, encoded by the exons ATGGAGTCGCGAGTGTTGTCACGTGCCGCCACCTCCCTCCCTCACCTCCGCAGGCTACCGCGCCGTGAATCCGCCGCCAATGCATCCTTTGTGCCAGCTGTGAAGGCGACCGGCTCCGTGGCTGATGGTGGGAACCTCATATGGGGGAGACAGCTGCGCCCGGAGCTGTTGTCGCCGGTGCTGAAGAAAGAGGGGCCTGCCGTGCTTCTTCGGCCGTGTCTGGCCGCCGCCTCCTCGCCGGCCGAGGGGAGTGATTCCGCCGG GGAAGCGAAGGTTGGGTTCTTCGACAAGTACCCAGCACTTGTAACCGGGTTTTTCTTCTTCATGTG GTACTTCTTGAATGTGATTTTCAACATCCTCAACAAGAAGATCTACAATTACTTCCCCTACCCATA CTTCGTGTCGGTTATTCATTTGTTCGTGGGTGTGGTGTACTGTTTGGTGAGCTGGACCGTGGGCCTTCCTAAGCGCGCT CCTATGGACTCGAACCTGCTCAAGTTGTTGATCCCTGTGGCCGTGTGTCACGCATTAGGCCACGTTACCAGCAATGTCTCATTTGCAGCGGTGGCTGTTTCGTTCACACATACCATTAAAG CTCTTGAGCCATTCTTCAATGCTGCTGCTTCACAGTTCATACTTGGCCAATCAATACCAATTACTCTCTGGCTCTCACTGGCTCCCGTTGTTATTG GTGTGTCAATGGCGTCATTGACCGAACTCTCATTCAACTGGACCGGATTCATCAGTGCAATGATTTCAAACATTTCCTTTACATACCGGAGTATCTATTCCAAGAAAGCCATG ACTGATATGGACAGTACTAATATCTACGCCTACAtttccatcattgctctaattgTCTGCATACCACCCGCTGTTATT CTGGAAGGGCCTGCACTGATGAAGCATGGATTCAATGATGCAATTGCTAAAGTAGGATTGGTCAAGTTCGTCTCAGACCTCTTCTGGGTTGGTATGTTTTATCACCTCTACAATCAG GTGGCCACCAACACACTGGAGAGAGTGGCACCTCTCACTCATGCAGTTGGCAACGTACTCAAACGTGTATTTGTTATTGGATTTTCAATCATTGTCTTTG GTAACAAGATTTCAACCCAAACTGGCATAGGAACATGCATTGCAATTGCTGGAGTTGCACTCTACTCGTTCATCAAAGCCAGGATGGAGGAAGAGAAGAGA CAAGCAAAAGCAGCATAA
- the LOC112791509 gene encoding triose phosphate/phosphate translocator, chloroplastic isoform X2, producing MESRVLSRAATSLPHLRRLPRRESAANASFVPAVKATGSVADGGNLIWGRQLRPELLSPVLKKEGPAVLLRPCLAAASSPAEGSDSAGEAKVGFFDKYPALVTGFFFFMWYFLNVIFNILNKKIYNYFPYPYFVSVIHLFVGVVYCLVSWTVGLPKRAPMDSNLLKLLIPVAVCHALGHVTSNVSFAAVAVSFTHTIKGDCVDFLLSFKVETFCMLCNAGVSMASLTELSFNWTGFISAMISNISFTYRSIYSKKAMTDMDSTNIYAYISIIALIVCIPPAVILEGPALMKHGFNDAIAKVGLVKFVSDLFWVGMFYHLYNQVATNTLERVAPLTHAVGNVLKRVFVIGFSIIVFGNKISTQTGIGTCIAIAGVALYSFIKARMEEEKRQAKAA from the exons ATGGAGTCGCGAGTGTTGTCACGTGCCGCCACCTCCCTCCCTCACCTCCGCAGGCTACCGCGCCGTGAATCCGCCGCCAATGCATCCTTTGTGCCAGCTGTGAAGGCGACCGGCTCCGTGGCTGATGGTGGGAACCTCATATGGGGGAGACAGCTGCGCCCGGAGCTGTTGTCGCCGGTGCTGAAGAAAGAGGGGCCTGCCGTGCTTCTTCGGCCGTGTCTGGCCGCCGCCTCCTCGCCGGCCGAGGGGAGTGATTCCGCCGG GGAAGCGAAGGTTGGGTTCTTCGACAAGTACCCAGCACTTGTAACCGGGTTTTTCTTCTTCATGTG GTACTTCTTGAATGTGATTTTCAACATCCTCAACAAGAAGATCTACAATTACTTCCCCTACCCATA CTTCGTGTCGGTTATTCATTTGTTCGTGGGTGTGGTGTACTGTTTGGTGAGCTGGACCGTGGGCCTTCCTAAGCGCGCT CCTATGGACTCGAACCTGCTCAAGTTGTTGATCCCTGTGGCCGTGTGTCACGCATTAGGCCACGTTACCAGCAATGTCTCATTTGCAGCGGTGGCTGTTTCGTTCACACATACCATTAAAGGTGACTGTGTCGATTTTCTTTTATCCTTCAAGGTTGAAACT TTTTGCATGTTATGTAATGCAGGTGTGTCAATGGCGTCATTGACCGAACTCTCATTCAACTGGACCGGATTCATCAGTGCAATGATTTCAAACATTTCCTTTACATACCGGAGTATCTATTCCAAGAAAGCCATG ACTGATATGGACAGTACTAATATCTACGCCTACAtttccatcattgctctaattgTCTGCATACCACCCGCTGTTATT CTGGAAGGGCCTGCACTGATGAAGCATGGATTCAATGATGCAATTGCTAAAGTAGGATTGGTCAAGTTCGTCTCAGACCTCTTCTGGGTTGGTATGTTTTATCACCTCTACAATCAG GTGGCCACCAACACACTGGAGAGAGTGGCACCTCTCACTCATGCAGTTGGCAACGTACTCAAACGTGTATTTGTTATTGGATTTTCAATCATTGTCTTTG GTAACAAGATTTCAACCCAAACTGGCATAGGAACATGCATTGCAATTGCTGGAGTTGCACTCTACTCGTTCATCAAAGCCAGGATGGAGGAAGAGAAGAGA CAAGCAAAAGCAGCATAA
- the LOC112791509 gene encoding triose phosphate/phosphate translocator, chloroplastic isoform X3, which translates to MWYFLNVIFNILNKKIYNYFPYPYFVSVIHLFVGVVYCLVSWTVGLPKRAPMDSNLLKLLIPVAVCHALGHVTSNVSFAAVAVSFTHTIKALEPFFNAAASQFILGQSIPITLWLSLAPVVIGVSMASLTELSFNWTGFISAMISNISFTYRSIYSKKAMTDMDSTNIYAYISIIALIVCIPPAVILEGPALMKHGFNDAIAKVGLVKFVSDLFWVGMFYHLYNQVATNTLERVAPLTHAVGNVLKRVFVIGFSIIVFGNKISTQTGIGTCIAIAGVALYSFIKARMEEEKRQAKAA; encoded by the exons ATGTG GTACTTCTTGAATGTGATTTTCAACATCCTCAACAAGAAGATCTACAATTACTTCCCCTACCCATA CTTCGTGTCGGTTATTCATTTGTTCGTGGGTGTGGTGTACTGTTTGGTGAGCTGGACCGTGGGCCTTCCTAAGCGCGCT CCTATGGACTCGAACCTGCTCAAGTTGTTGATCCCTGTGGCCGTGTGTCACGCATTAGGCCACGTTACCAGCAATGTCTCATTTGCAGCGGTGGCTGTTTCGTTCACACATACCATTAAAG CTCTTGAGCCATTCTTCAATGCTGCTGCTTCACAGTTCATACTTGGCCAATCAATACCAATTACTCTCTGGCTCTCACTGGCTCCCGTTGTTATTG GTGTGTCAATGGCGTCATTGACCGAACTCTCATTCAACTGGACCGGATTCATCAGTGCAATGATTTCAAACATTTCCTTTACATACCGGAGTATCTATTCCAAGAAAGCCATG ACTGATATGGACAGTACTAATATCTACGCCTACAtttccatcattgctctaattgTCTGCATACCACCCGCTGTTATT CTGGAAGGGCCTGCACTGATGAAGCATGGATTCAATGATGCAATTGCTAAAGTAGGATTGGTCAAGTTCGTCTCAGACCTCTTCTGGGTTGGTATGTTTTATCACCTCTACAATCAG GTGGCCACCAACACACTGGAGAGAGTGGCACCTCTCACTCATGCAGTTGGCAACGTACTCAAACGTGTATTTGTTATTGGATTTTCAATCATTGTCTTTG GTAACAAGATTTCAACCCAAACTGGCATAGGAACATGCATTGCAATTGCTGGAGTTGCACTCTACTCGTTCATCAAAGCCAGGATGGAGGAAGAGAAGAGA CAAGCAAAAGCAGCATAA